The genomic DNA aaaatgttaaaacacagtggcGTACATAGACTTTTCACAGAAGGCCGATTTaatctctcatcatcctcctcttcctcacatactgtatgctttaattttctacacactcacatgtgtgtgagtgtttacacagtagaacagtatttgtgATTTTCCTCCCAAGTAGCACCACAGGAAACCCGTGTACCGCTgccaattctgactttaatctcagaataagAAACAGCACAAGCTTAATATTCAGCATGTAAACATTGTAGGGAATTAGCACGTTGTGGTACATGATTGTACCGTGTAAAAGTATTACTACTAGTGTATTAGTGTTCACATTACTATTAGATTTGATTTAAATCatcatattttcacattttgttgaATAAAATTCCCTAGAATATGCACAAATCCAAATCTGTTAATAGTTGAAAATCGGAATCAATGTTAATCActgaaaatgtcttaaaaatggGCCCAGCTGTgtaataattcattatttacatcattttaagTATAAATGTTGCAATTATtagtcattttacataaatTGAATTTGGGCTTGACTGAAAAATAAGCCTCAAGTTAagtttatctgtttattgtttgaaaGGTTTTGACATTGAAATACATGTAGAAATGTAGAACTATCTCCGCGAGTGTGTGGTCGATTATTTCAGCTTCACTCCtgattttctgctttttctctttcttcatcatcagcatcatcagcatcatggTCCTGACACGGTGACATCACGACACACTCATCATCTGTTCTATACCATCCTGTCAAAGTAATCAGTATAGgagcagaggtcacagaggagatgaaggaaaAACCAGGCAGGGAAAGTAACAGATGGGACTTGTGAGGATTAGAGGAGAAATCTGTGAGGTTTTCAGACGGGAAACTCACCCGAGGAGgcgctgaggaggaagaggaagagcagaggagacgctgaggaggaggagcagaggagacgctcaggaggaagagcagagaagacgctcaagaggaagaggaagagcagaggagacgcacaggaggaagaggaagagtaGAGGAGACGCTCGGGAGGAAGAGTAGAAGAGAGGAGACACttgggaggaagagcagaggagacactGACATAAACTCTGTgagttcactgtgtttttccctcttttccttGTGTTGAGTTGTGAGTGTAATCTGATCAAAAATCAATTActgaagtgttttatttatttatgtctcactgtctctgtgaggacgttacagagacagtgaaaacacaaaatctgataaaaaaaatgacctcaTTCTGCAAAATCCCTCttatatttactttagtttatttgtttgaacGTGATTAAATCTCCAAAAACAAAAGCGAAGTAACAAACATAAAGTCTAACTGCACCAAACCACGTTCTGTGAGTCCACATCGTTTGTTTATTCTGTCTAAAGTGTTTTTACAgatatatttaaacacattatacATACTATGAATGAATCTTGTTGTGATGcagtttcatttttaaagaaaatgttgtgtttattagtTTTGAGAGACAATCTTACTTTGTAAAAAACATTATCAATGATTAAAAACACTACTCGTAAAGTTGCATGTGTGATTAAAGTGTAATCTGTGATTTATGGATAAAGTCCATGTGTTCATCTGTAATCTGAtgacacagtcacaggtgataaacacacacacacacacacaacaataactaCTACTGGATTAAAGCTCCACATCGTGAGCTGAGCTGGACTGAGTTGAACCTGAATCCCATAACCTcatgttatgtttattttgtatttttctgacTGTAAAACTTAAGTTTTTGCTGCTTCAgtcactgtcccacaccaaacccccgAGAGAGAAGtatcatttttacatcacagggacacaggagttgttgatccactgctgcctccatcaataagTCCAAATGAGCTTATTtgtgaattctgtgtttgaaaacatacgttcagattgacctcagtgacacaaagtggccacacgaggcagcagaggaccagcagctcctgtgtccctgtgagcgaaaatcactgattctctctatggactctggtgtgggagagtgagtgagtggtaaAAGCCAGTTATTGAAGCTATTCTGAAATATGTCTTTGGACATAATGCTAACTCTAGCATGCTAACATTCAAAGTGGGCGTAAACTTGAGCATGTTCACTATATTAGCAGGGGCGTGTCCCGAGGCTTTGGGGCCCCCGAGGTCCGAAAGAGTCTAACCAAACTGTCTACTACTGTTACATATACTAAAACTACatcattttacacaatttatGCTTAGATTAATGTTACTATTCTTCACAGGTTGAAAATGAACAGTTTATAGACtttagtttccagtcagaaaactCACTGTCAttaaacagtgagataaagcagtgaattTACTCGTTAGATATTGTCGATTTAAAATGGACGTAGATTTTATTTACTGACTTCCCTGGGCTGGATGTCGAGTGTGCGTCTGGATTATGTGTCAGAATCTCAAaaaactatcactttaagaccatacaataatgataataattataataatattgtgaactttctgtctctctcctcttctctcctctgaggTGGTCATCATCCAGACAAAGACAGCACCGCAGTCACCAGACGTTAATCCCATCCACCTAACTCTGTGGGATTAATACAGAGATTACCAGAGTTAGGCCCGAGATTTGGGACTAATCCGCTCCTCCACGAGCTCAATCTCTCCTTCGGTGAGGTGCAGGCACAGGTTGATGCCCTCAACGCGCAAATGATTAGTCGGCAAAAATCTGCAGGAAAagatttagacttttttttttctgatggcGACGGCGGCGGCGCACGCCTGTGGTGGAGCGGCGATGGCTTCGTgccaaaggtcaaaggtcacacgagagagaagagagaggaagtcCACATCTGTCTCTCGTAGTGATTAAATCACGTCATCTTCTAAcctctttgtcctcctcctTAAGCCCCGCCCTTTTATCCTGCCCTTTGACCTTTATTCCAGTTCTCAAACATCCTTAATCCGCTCTCTCGACCTCGCCTCGCCACCATCCTCCATGAATCCGTTTCAATCACCACGGCAACTAATGACCACTCAAAACTGCTTTACTCTACAGTTCACACTCCTCTGCTCTCAGAGACCTGGTGGGGTCTCAACGTGGGGTTAATcctgcccaaggacacgtcggcatgtagatcgaacccacaacctttgagttgaaagacaatcgctctaccactgagctaccgtcgcctcCCACTCGGTCAGATCGGCTCTTGGGGCCATTTTTGTGAACCAGGACCGGTGGTCTGTGAGCCCGAGGCCTCGCTCGGGAGAGACAGGCAGCCATGTTGGAGAAGATGTCACGGCGGAACCGCTCCCTCCTCTCGCTGTCGCTCACCTCGCTGGCGCTCACGCTGTCCGTGTCGGCGTTCTGCACGTCGTACTGGTGCGAGGGGACGCACAAGGTGGTGAAGCCGCTCTGCCTGTCGCCGGTCAAGATGAAGAACTGTGGCCAGAACAACAGCCAGCCGTACACCACAggtgactgctgctgcagcgccccctgctgttcacacaaacacacacacacacacctactgtaTGTTCATAAACGCTGttcatgttataaaaaaaaaagtgtgactgGGTTCCAAAACATGGCaacatttgtcaaaaatgttgcCAAATGTTCCCATTTTTTGTTACAATTGAAGTTTAAATGAATTGATCAAATATCTCTACACTTTGTGATATTAGTTGTTTCAGAAATGAGTCGCTACAATCGTTTACCATCTTTCAAAAGGTAAGTCTTCATATAGAAGGTTTGAGGAACACTGATTTAAACCTcatcatattttctttatttaaattgtaaaatattgTTATGTATAAACTTATTATTGGATTTTTGTTTAGAAAGCAGATTCATTTAGCCTAAAACCTTTTGCCACATGATACAAAAACAACGCAGCTGGTTTGGACAAATACATTGTAAAGATTTATAAAACGTAAACCATTTTGGCAAAATTTTACTTTTGCTGTCACAAAACTGTTTccagaaacataaaatattaaaagaattGATATTatgtttacagttttatatatttgttcatatttcttACAAGTATTTGACCAAAACAAATAATTGTCACTAAGAAGTGTCACAGATGTTTTTTGTACaacttaatttttatttattttatatcacttataaactataaaacactaacattattattttcttacattGAAGAAATATTTTACAAGATATTTGCATATGTAATGATGAATGgcatttaaacatgaacattatttaaaatattatttacatattatttaaaatttaaaacatgttttagtcAAGAAATTGTATAATATTCAGACTAAATGTTTCTTTATCtagtatttataatattttttataataaaaagtgaTCATTTCTTAAAACTactttacaaaatgaaatgttctgCAGTTTGTTTAAGATGTAACATAAGGATgagaaaatacactttttactTGCGTCTAAATGAAAATTCAGCCGTTCATTTTCTGCATTCATTCaccagaacaaaaacaaactttgttcAGGTTTGAAGAAAAGCTCCACACACGAGTAAacttctgtttatttatatttcagtgCAGATTTTGATCcatgatttttttaatatattccaTCATTTTCTCTGGAGTCGTCTGTCGCAGCGTCACATAATCCCAGATTTGTTGCTAATCTGAGAACTTTGCATCTGCAGCTGGACGTTATCTGGACTCTTCTTATCTTCCAGCTCTAAGCCTATTTGTTTCCATGTACGACTCAATTTCCACGACATAGAGAAAGACCATAATTTACCCAGAGTGTACTGTGTTCCCAGCCGGCCGGATTGTGTTACACGCTGTGTGAGCGACAGGAGAATCCTCGTAGGATTTATGTCGAGGTTTTCTTGGCACATGGATGACTGAAataatcccacacacacacacacacacacacacagtcaagtgTTTGTTGAAGAACTCTGATTCTATGGAAGTCTGTTTCTGCCATATCATagttatgagatactaagtcgtTATATATCTCAATCATGAGTCATGAGTAAGTCATGATTGAGATATTATGTCATGATGACTTAATATctgccacacggtgatgtagtggttagcgctctcgccttgcagcgagaagacccgggttcgagccccggttggaacaagggcctttctgcatggagtttgcatgttctccccgtgtgtgcgtgggttctctccgggttctccggcttcctcccacagtccaaaaaaaaaaacatgcaatgtggggattaggtaaattggacactctaaattgaccgtaggagtgagtgtgagtgtgagagtgaatggttgtttgtctctagttgtgtgtggccctgcgatggactggccaactgtccagggtgtaccccgcctatcgcccggtgtagctgagattggcacagcaccccccgcgaccctctggtggaggataaagcggttagatgatgactgactgactgactgacttaataTCTCACAATCATGACTTAGTAGCttataataatgacttagtatctaaaaactatgacttagtatctcataattatgacctaGTATGCCTTCTTTTCTTTATGGCTGAAACGGGCTTCCATACGTTTCCTCACCTtctctcttctgtgtttttaaatccgATCTTTCAGAGGCTCCGACTCCGGACCCGAGGAACCCGGCGCCAAACGTGACGCTGACTCCGCTGCAGAAGGAGGAACTGGCCCGGCTCAAGAAGAAGCAGCTGGCCAACGCCGTCCAGTACATCTGGGAGACGGGCGAGGACAAGTACATGCTGCGCTACTTCCATACAGGCTTCTGGCTCTCCTGTGAGAAACACAATGAAGGTAAGTGGTGAAGAACTGTCAAGTCTCTGAAGTCCGCCTAAATGCACGGTTTGAAAAAGCAGTCTGTGGTGACGGATGTTTCAGGGAATGATCAGGAGGAAAAGTGTCGCAGCTTCATTGAGCTGACGCCAGGAGAAACTCAAGGTTGGTACGAGTCGTCACTCGTTTATTTAAAAGCagaacatatgtatatatatttcaaaataagtacGTACACTTCTTGTCCGCAGGCGTCCTGTGGCTGTCCGTCATCAGTGAGTGCATGTACATCGGTCTTCTGGCCATGGGCTTCCTGCTCATGTGTGTGGAATCCATTTGCCTCTGCGCTAAGAGGGAGATGAACGCGCTGAAGATCAACGCCTTCGCCGCCATGTGCACCGTCCTCTCCGGTGAGGACGAGGGGACACTGGGAcactttgtgctgctgtgttctACAGTTTTCTCTCTTACTTTTGTTTGAAACTCTGTGCTGGTGTCTTCCTGCTCGCTCAGGGATGATGGGGATGGTGGCTCACATGATGTACACCACAGTGTTTCAGATGACCGTCAGCATCGGACCCAAAGACTGGAGGCCGCAGACCTGGGACTACGGATGGTCCTTCGCGTAAGTTTGTTTCACTTGTAAAAGTTTGGATGGTCAAAGAGTTTGGGATGAAATGATGGACACAATTATCAACAACGTCAGTGACCACCATATTGATGacacatttatcttatttatccCCGCCGCCCTGGCGCCATGTCCTAGTTTTcctgtgctgatgttttctggccgTGTCTCTCGTCTCACGTAGGAAGTTTTGAGCAGATCAGTcaatgtatggcaaagttacaggacacttcctgttttgtggcaaacGATTGAAATTCCGATGGTTCCCGTTTTTTAAGTTGGTATGATTATTGGATGCTCATTCATTcacgccaaaattcaaaatggccgactttcTGTTATGTTGAGGTCATGGTCCCAATAGACGTTTTTCTTggtcttgggctgtgacatgtttcaacCAAGTTTcttgaaatttggtgcaactttgTTTCGTCTTTGTCCTACCGGGTTTCACCTTTGGTGGCACCACTGAGCCCATTTGCACCACTTTTACGTAGTTCTGATTTCTGTGCcaatttttgtccattttcaccaacgtttagtgccacaaaaatgtgataatttcggaagaaaataaataaattccagGAATTTGAGATGGCCACCATCTTGATGACAGGGCAGAAATGGTGGATTCTGTTGATCTTGCCCAAACGAGTCAAAATGGAGGCCGTAGACCTGGGAATATGGATGATCCTTCAGCTAAGTTTCTTTtagtcaaaaaataataaattctaGAAGCTTGGGTGGTCAAAAAGTTTTGTATGAAATGCTCAAATTTCTACGTCAACGGTCGCCATCTTGAAAAACATACTCTTTTGCCCAAACTAGTTAAAATGGAAGCCGTAGACCTGGGACTAAAGATGATCCTTTGTTTGTAAAAGTTTGGGTGGTTTCTGTGTCTTTAAAAGACGTAAAAATGACGACATGTCGTCCCGCAGCATGGCGTGGCTGTCGTTCAGCTGCTGCATGGCCGCCGCCGTGGCGACGCTCAACTCCTACACCAAGACCATCATCGAGATGAAGCACCGGGCTCGGGTCAGGCTGGAGGACGCCCGCGCCGCCGCCCGCGCCCCTTCCTACGAGGAGGTCGTTCGATCCGGCGGCGCCGGCGTTTACTCCGTCAGCCAGCTGATCCAGCtcggccagcagggggcgatcATGGACCCGCTGTGGCCCAGAGGAGTGGGACCAGCTGTGGGACCTCTAGAGTGCGGCGCTGGGGGAGCGCTGCTGGTCGGCGGGGGAGGAATCGGAGTCGGAGGATTGGGGATGGGAAtgggaggagtgggaggagtcGGAGGGAACGGCGTTGGGATGGCGCTGGGGGCGGCGGGAGGAGTCGGTGGTGTGGCGGCACTGGTGGACCCTCacggtgtggtggtggtggagggatGTGGCGTCGAGGGATGTGAAGACTGCGAGCGGGAAATGGACGAGATGGATTATGAGCTGCACGAAGAGTGCGCATGCGAGAGAGAGGACTCACTCTGCTGAGATTTCAGAAGACACTTGaacctttgtctttgtttgtataTAAACGATTCTAAAAAGAGCTTAATCCAGTCTCTTAATCAAGACTCTGCTCAGCTGCCACTGATGTGTCGTCCAATTCTGGACTTTACTGGGAGACATGAAGACACGGTTTACTGAGAAAGGAGGGATGTCGGTTTATTATAAACCCAGTtttcttactttatttatatttgttgttttaaccaCCTTGATTTTAAGTACAAGGAAGAATCTGAGATTACAGCGACAGAGAGATTTGAACGTTTGGACAGATGCTTTCAAATACTGGACAGGGGATTATCGTCAATAATCTGcccagtcagagagagagagaacgaggagATTAATTAAAAACGTAAATTACGAGGCTGAATTAAACAACACTTTACATAAGACACAAACTTGTAACTGAGATGATTTTCGTGCCGTAATCTGTTTCCCCGAGAACAACCAGATGAAGgattttttcattcattcattcattcattcattcattcactggtAAAACAATAGTGTTTTTATAAACGTTTCCACCTGTTTAATCTGATCTCTCACTGAAGTTAAAGGATTCTCTCTTAGGTAAATAAATCAGTTGTATAATCTTAAATCTTTGTCACTGCCCTTTAAATAAATCTGGTGATAATCTGTGTATATGTTGAGTCTCTATCCTGATATAAATGAGACACATGTGgatataaacatgtgtgtggacagtgacaataatctgtaaatacgctgaaaataaaaaataatctacTGTTTATAACCTggattacatgacattaaaatatgagacagtgagacagtaaGATAGTGAGACAaaaagacagtgagacagttagatgtgagacagtgagacaataAGATAATGAGATAGTGAGACAaaaagacagtgagacagtgagaaaataagacagtgagacagtaaGATGGTGAGACAGTGTCCTGGTTACTGGGATTAATCGTCAGACTTCATTGAAAATATGTTTCTAAAGCAGTTTCTAATCCAAACGAGTCCCAGGGGAGTTTGTGGATTATCAGAGAATCAGAGAGAGattggagttttgttttttattattatttgtttttattttgaacctGAACGTCGTCATTTGTCAGAGGAAGCTGAAACAGCAACAAATAAACGTTCTCGTTATAACGAAACTAAACTTCCTCTGTTTCTTTTCAGTAGTTtgggtcagaaaatgttgagaaatgtcGTGAACATGAAGAGTTCAGGAGAGAAAAAGgtgtcatttcaaaataaaagtttttactACAATCCTACcaattttattgtgaaggaaaATTCAGTTTCACATGTCATACATTTAGAAAACGACCGAGAGCGTCAACAGTTATACAGTCATTTTCTGCCCagtggagaaaaaataaatatgtgtttgaGAAGCTAAAACACAATTCACTTTTCTTCAGAATTAAACTAAATAATCACAcattaatgcacattttctacTGTGATTAAAGTGAGGAAGTTCTGCCACAAACAATTGGAGGGAACGTTTCTCTCTATGTGAAAGTAAAAAATTATGGAAACTTTAAACTCGGGTTTTTAATTGTAAtatgtgttaaaaatgttataaaaattCTCTCACAGACCACAGACACTCCTGCTCTGTGTTCACGTGTCATGAACGAAGATGTCGTTGAATATGAAAGAGTTACTTGGACGGCTCGTACTGAATCAAACGAAGAGCGCCGTCGTTCTCCAACACTCCCTTCACGAACTCTCCTTCTGCCACTCGGTCTGGAGTCGTGGAGAAAAGATGCGGAAAGACGTTAAACTCACAATGAATTATTAACGACATGATAATGCAGTGTTTATTTGAGCTAATTGACATCGTctgatgctgtgttcacacccaACGTGACGCAAATTTGTCAACGTTTGCAAAAAATTGTGTTAGGTTTATATGAAATTGTTGTTTGGATGGACACATAATAATTTGAGTGGAAATCCAATTTCCCATGGATTTGTGCTCTGAGTCATGACAGCACAGCCTGACGTGATGGCCAATCAGCGTTGAGATTCTCTGAATGATGTCACATACTTACCAGCAGCCAGACGCCGTCAGTGTGATTTTTCGGAAAAAGTGGAAAATTTCAACTCGAGCGCCAGACACGGTTGGTGCGATAGATGTGCGTCAAAGTCATGCCCGTCACACCAAACGCGTCTTTACATGTAGACGATGGAGGCGTTCAGTGTTGACGAACGCCTCCATCGTCTACATGTAAAGACGCAATGTCCGATCAAGGAGCACGTAATACCAGGAGGCTCTCgccaatcaaat from Solea senegalensis isolate Sse05_10M linkage group LG20, IFAPA_SoseM_1, whole genome shotgun sequence includes the following:
- the LOC122786388 gene encoding germ cell-specific gene 1-like protein, whose amino-acid sequence is MLEKMSRRNRSLLSLSLTSLALTLSVSAFCTSYWCEGTHKVVKPLCLSPVKMKNCGQNNSQPYTTEAPTPDPRNPAPNVTLTPLQKEELARLKKKQLANAVQYIWETGEDKYMLRYFHTGFWLSCEKHNEGNDQEEKCRSFIELTPGETQGVLWLSVISECMYIGLLAMGFLLMCVESICLCAKREMNALKINAFAAMCTVLSGMMGMVAHMMYTTVFQMTVSIGPKDWRPQTWDYGWSFAMAWLSFSCCMAAAVATLNSYTKTIIEMKHRARVRLEDARAAARAPSYEEVVRSGGAGVYSVSQLIQLGQQGAIMDPLWPRGVGPAVGPLECGAGGALLVGGGGIGVGGLGMGMGGVGGVGGNGVGMALGAAGGVGGVAALVDPHGVVVVEGCGVEGCEDCEREMDEMDYELHEECACEREDSLC